The Salinibacterium sp. M195 genome includes a window with the following:
- a CDS encoding fumarylacetoacetate hydrolase family protein — protein sequence MVRVAEDVLVDVSDLFTDFDAPFFAAGGVDTLRAVVDQRAAAGETRGLGGERIGAPIARPHQIICVGLNYRKHAIESNMPIPDEPILFTKAPNTLVGPDDDIWLPRGESKTDWEVELGIVIGRRSLYLDSDDAARAAIAGYVLSNDVSERAFQLERGGQWTKGKSSPTFNPCGPWLATADEFENISDLDLWLEVNGDRYQNGSTSDLIFDPIEIVKYISQFMILEPGDLINTGTPSGVGMGMTPQRWLHDGDTIELSISGLGVQHQNVITTPSNPLGLTAP from the coding sequence ATGGTTCGCGTAGCCGAAGACGTGCTTGTGGATGTCTCCGACCTCTTTACCGACTTCGACGCACCCTTTTTTGCCGCCGGTGGAGTTGACACGTTGCGGGCCGTAGTTGACCAGCGCGCCGCCGCTGGCGAGACACGAGGGCTAGGCGGCGAGCGTATTGGGGCACCAATCGCCCGCCCACACCAGATCATCTGTGTCGGACTGAACTATCGCAAGCATGCGATCGAGTCCAACATGCCGATACCCGACGAGCCGATCTTGTTTACCAAGGCACCAAACACACTTGTTGGCCCAGACGACGACATCTGGCTACCTCGCGGTGAATCGAAGACAGACTGGGAGGTCGAGCTCGGAATCGTGATTGGCCGCCGAAGCCTCTACCTAGACAGCGACGACGCTGCTCGCGCAGCCATTGCCGGCTACGTACTGAGCAACGATGTGAGCGAACGCGCATTCCAGCTCGAACGCGGTGGACAGTGGACCAAAGGAAAATCCTCCCCCACTTTCAATCCCTGCGGACCATGGCTAGCTACGGCTGATGAGTTCGAGAACATTTCGGATCTCGATCTCTGGCTCGAAGTAAACGGTGACCGTTACCAGAATGGTTCGACGTCCGACCTCATTTTCGACCCCATTGAGATCGTGAAGTACATCAGTCAGTTCATGATTCTCGAACCTGGTGATCTGATCAATACCGGAACGCCAAGTGGAGTCGGAATGGGGATGACCCCGCAACGCTGGTTGCACGATGGAGACACAATTGAACTCAGCATCTCTGGTCTTGGAGTCCAACATCAGAATGTCATCACAACGCCGAGCAATCCCCTCGGTCTCACTGCGCC
- a CDS encoding RidA family protein: MITHFGAQPDRPLTPAVRAGDWLYISGQASTDPETGKFIPGTFDEEFAQSIAGLDRVLAEAGATRADIVRIGAYVRDEAALPRFNELYLAEFTHPRPARTTVAMGFEFLQFEIEAVVYLGQPTSSADVTL; this comes from the coding sequence GTGATTACTCACTTTGGAGCCCAACCCGACCGCCCCCTCACACCAGCCGTACGAGCAGGAGACTGGTTGTATATCTCCGGACAGGCATCAACTGATCCGGAAACAGGAAAGTTCATTCCCGGCACCTTCGATGAAGAATTTGCTCAATCGATCGCCGGTCTAGATCGCGTGCTTGCCGAGGCCGGCGCTACACGGGCCGACATCGTGCGCATCGGAGCCTATGTGCGTGATGAGGCGGCATTGCCCCGCTTCAACGAGCTGTATCTGGCGGAGTTCACTCACCCGCGCCCCGCTCGCACGACCGTGGCGATGGGATTCGAATTCCTCCAGTTTGAGATCGAGGCCGTTGTTTACCTGGGGCAGCCGACGAGCTCCGCGGACGTGACACTGTGA
- a CDS encoding MBL fold metallo-hydrolase, translating to MRLTAECSLLASGYLGFGISDYWDGNAYIIHSRGEAIIIDTGAGRSSDALVSRAERLLDGAQLRAILVTHGHVDHSGGAATLARAFDAPVLASARCAEIIRTGDEETIGLPGARREGVYPADQRLEAVAATTITSPLDIGDVRVTPMATPGHSADHMVFVAETPSGRGLFSGDLVFPQGRIAHLATPDADLIESERSIRAVASLGIDQLFAGHGAAVLGGASAHLQAAIAAFDRGERPPSLLS from the coding sequence ATGAGATTGACAGCGGAGTGTTCCCTGCTGGCCAGCGGCTACCTTGGCTTTGGCATCAGTGACTACTGGGATGGCAACGCCTACATCATCCACTCTCGTGGCGAGGCGATCATCATCGACACCGGCGCGGGCCGCTCCTCCGACGCCCTCGTCTCGCGGGCTGAGCGACTCCTCGACGGGGCCCAGCTCCGGGCAATTCTTGTCACTCACGGCCACGTCGACCATTCGGGCGGAGCGGCGACGCTCGCTCGGGCCTTTGACGCGCCCGTACTCGCTAGCGCACGCTGTGCGGAAATTATTCGCACGGGCGATGAAGAAACCATCGGGCTTCCCGGTGCTCGCCGAGAAGGCGTCTACCCGGCCGATCAGCGGCTAGAAGCTGTGGCCGCCACCACGATCACGAGCCCGCTGGATATCGGTGACGTGCGGGTAACTCCAATGGCGACGCCCGGACACAGCGCAGACCACATGGTATTCGTCGCGGAGACACCAAGCGGGCGCGGCCTGTTCAGCGGAGACCTCGTATTTCCTCAAGGCCGGATTGCCCACTTGGCCACCCCCGATGCCGATTTAATAGAGTCCGAGCGAAGCATCCGCGCTGTTGCCTCCCTCGGCATTGACCAGCTTTTCGCCGGACACGGCGCTGCAGTGCTCGGTGGCGCCTCCGCGCACCTCCAGGCAGCAATCGCCGCCTTCGACCGCGGCGAACGCCCCCCTTCCCTCCTATCTTGA
- a CDS encoding M81 family metallopeptidase, producing MTSRFRVGVLGVYHETNTFSPLRTGKKEFAHRWYVGDEVLDAFEDTRTVCGGFLDGAREKQLDIVPLFATFATPSGTVEATVFDSILTAVATALDGAEQLDGILLELHGDFVADGVGDAEEEIVAVIRSRAAGVPIAAVLDLHTNFAHQRLHDVEILIGYKTNPHVDTYDRGRDAASALAGILSGDPVPYRAHRGLSIVAPPAAQSTQDSPLRELIDTARSLQEKESLLDVTVLAGYAYSDTRHTGMGFLASGPPDRAEAAERVVEALHQLAEASATKFAADYPDATAAVERAATLRAEGRPVTIADTGDNINGGASGDTTWLAHAAQLHGQGRFLTTIFDPAALAMLRNCEGDPLRELGGFASDRSGQPLQGSPEVLNVTDGKFVNTGPMSTGTVVDMKGAAWVRMGALDIVIQGSPVQPNDPGMFTALGIDPADYDALLLKGAAALRAGWARYSDHFIFAGTPGETDSLLGRLHYQQATVSTDHLAHDGSA from the coding sequence GTGACCTCGAGATTTCGCGTCGGGGTTCTCGGGGTTTACCACGAAACCAATACCTTCAGCCCCCTGCGCACCGGTAAAAAGGAGTTCGCACATCGCTGGTATGTGGGCGACGAAGTGCTTGACGCGTTCGAGGACACCCGCACCGTCTGTGGCGGCTTTCTCGATGGCGCTCGCGAGAAGCAGCTCGACATCGTGCCACTATTTGCCACCTTCGCAACCCCCTCTGGGACCGTCGAGGCGACTGTATTCGACAGCATCCTCACAGCTGTGGCAACAGCACTCGACGGGGCTGAACAACTCGACGGCATCCTGCTCGAACTACACGGAGATTTCGTGGCTGATGGCGTCGGCGATGCTGAAGAGGAGATCGTCGCCGTGATCCGCTCTCGGGCCGCGGGAGTGCCGATTGCCGCGGTACTCGACCTTCATACCAACTTTGCCCATCAGCGCCTGCACGATGTTGAGATCCTCATCGGATACAAGACCAATCCGCACGTGGACACGTATGATCGCGGCCGCGATGCAGCATCCGCCCTCGCCGGGATTCTGAGCGGTGATCCTGTGCCTTACCGAGCACACCGTGGACTGTCCATCGTCGCACCGCCGGCGGCCCAGAGCACTCAGGACTCCCCTCTACGTGAACTCATCGACACAGCTCGATCTTTGCAGGAGAAAGAGTCGCTGCTCGATGTGACAGTACTCGCTGGCTACGCCTATTCAGATACCCGGCACACGGGAATGGGTTTTCTTGCCTCGGGCCCGCCCGACCGTGCCGAGGCTGCAGAACGAGTCGTCGAAGCCCTGCACCAACTGGCTGAAGCCAGCGCAACGAAGTTTGCCGCGGACTATCCTGATGCGACAGCCGCCGTCGAGCGAGCAGCGACGTTGCGCGCTGAAGGGCGACCGGTGACGATCGCCGACACAGGCGACAACATCAACGGCGGCGCGAGCGGAGACACCACCTGGCTGGCCCACGCGGCGCAGCTTCACGGCCAGGGGCGTTTTCTCACGACCATCTTCGACCCCGCCGCCCTTGCCATGCTGCGCAATTGCGAGGGAGATCCACTTCGTGAACTCGGGGGCTTTGCCTCTGATCGATCAGGTCAACCGTTGCAAGGCAGCCCAGAAGTGTTGAACGTCACCGACGGCAAATTCGTCAACACTGGCCCCATGTCCACCGGTACCGTTGTGGACATGAAGGGCGCAGCGTGGGTGCGGATGGGCGCGCTCGATATCGTGATTCAGGGGAGCCCGGTGCAGCCGAACGATCCTGGAATGTTCACGGCCTTGGGCATCGATCCCGCTGACTATGACGCCCTGCTGCTTAAGGGCGCTGCCGCACTTCGTGCGGGCTGGGCGCGATACAGCGACCACTTCATTTTTGCCGGAACACCGGGAGAGACTGATTCTCTGCTGGGCCGCCTCCACTATCAGCAAGCAACCGTCAGCACCGATCACCTCGCCCATGACGGGTCAGCATGA
- a CDS encoding aspartate aminotransferase family protein — MTATGEETKVISEWPKSREAWERASRSVSGGVATALRATARPHPLFFTGGAGATLTDFDGNDYIDYVLGWGPNILGHGNPALVAAVQDQITRGATYGSGHLLEFEIAERLLQAFPCAERVLWSNTGTEANLSALRIARAATGREHFVKFAGHYHGWSDPMLVGYRPRAESDIALESRGQATSSAELAHVLNWGRAEELETLLTERDDIAAVFLEPVLCNSGVIEPPLGFLERVREICDEHGVVLIFDEVITGLRIAFGGAVERYGVAPDIIILAKAVAGGLSLAALLGKASLLDLTLNGVTHAGTYNGNPLVLAAAGATLDELSKPGVYERFETLSARLANGFRDALAAHNMTGAVNQVGPVVQVTLGLPTVEDFSDFQKTDQESYAKLLLELLRRGIFAVAGGRWYLSTAHTEAQIDHTIGIFDEALTALESA; from the coding sequence ATGACTGCGACCGGCGAAGAGACGAAAGTGATCTCGGAGTGGCCGAAATCACGCGAAGCGTGGGAGCGTGCATCTCGCTCTGTCAGTGGCGGTGTAGCAACCGCGCTGCGGGCAACGGCACGTCCGCATCCGCTCTTCTTTACAGGTGGGGCTGGAGCGACCCTGACCGACTTCGATGGCAATGATTACATCGACTATGTGCTCGGGTGGGGTCCCAACATCCTCGGTCACGGCAATCCCGCGCTCGTAGCCGCGGTGCAAGACCAGATCACGCGGGGTGCCACCTACGGATCTGGTCACCTCTTGGAATTTGAAATAGCCGAGCGACTGCTCCAAGCTTTCCCCTGCGCCGAGCGCGTGCTGTGGTCAAACACGGGCACCGAGGCGAACCTCTCCGCCCTGCGTATTGCCCGCGCGGCGACGGGTCGTGAGCATTTCGTGAAGTTCGCTGGCCATTACCACGGCTGGTCAGATCCAATGCTGGTGGGCTACCGCCCCCGCGCCGAAAGTGACATCGCTCTGGAAAGCCGAGGTCAAGCCACAAGCTCGGCAGAACTCGCGCACGTACTCAACTGGGGCCGAGCCGAAGAGCTTGAAACGTTGCTCACCGAACGAGACGACATTGCCGCCGTCTTCCTCGAGCCGGTACTGTGCAACTCTGGCGTCATCGAGCCTCCCCTGGGATTCCTCGAACGCGTGCGAGAAATCTGCGACGAACACGGCGTCGTGCTCATCTTTGACGAAGTCATCACCGGCCTACGGATCGCCTTCGGCGGAGCAGTGGAACGCTACGGCGTGGCCCCGGACATCATCATCTTGGCAAAGGCCGTCGCGGGCGGACTGAGCCTCGCAGCACTGCTCGGAAAGGCAAGCCTGCTCGACCTCACCCTCAACGGTGTCACTCATGCCGGAACCTACAACGGCAATCCCCTCGTGCTTGCCGCGGCGGGAGCCACCCTCGACGAGCTCAGCAAGCCCGGGGTTTACGAGCGTTTTGAAACCCTTAGCGCACGACTAGCGAACGGCTTTCGTGACGCCCTCGCTGCGCATAATATGACGGGCGCCGTGAATCAGGTCGGCCCCGTTGTTCAGGTCACCCTCGGCCTCCCGACCGTCGAAGACTTCTCCGACTTTCAGAAGACGGACCAGGAGAGCTACGCCAAGCTTCTCCTCGAACTTCTTCGCCGGGGGATCTTCGCGGTCGCCGGCGGTCGCTGGTATCTCTCGACAGCCCACACCGAAGCTCAAATCGATCACACGATCGGGATATTCGACGAAGCGCTCACGGCGCTTGAGAGCGCGTGA